One segment of Onychomys torridus chromosome 3, mOncTor1.1, whole genome shotgun sequence DNA contains the following:
- the Pdia4 gene encoding protein disulfide-isomerase A4: MKLRKAWLLVLLLALTQLLAAASAGDAQEDASDTENAIDDEEEEEEDEEEEDDLEVKEENGVLVLNDANFDNFVADRDTVLLEFYAPWCGHCKQFAPEYEKIASTLKDNDPPIAVAKIDATSALMLASRFDVSGYPTIKILKKGQAVDYEGSRTQEEIVAKVREVSQPDWTPPPEVTLSLTKDNFDDVVNNADIILVEFYAPWCGHCKKLAPEYEKAAKELSKRSPPIPLAKVDAIEQTDLAKRFGVSGYPTLKIFRKGRSFDYNGPREKYGIVDYMIEQSGPPSKEILNLKQVQEFLKDGDDVVIIGVFQGDSDPAYLQYQDAANNLREDYKFHHTFSTEIAKFLKVSMGKLVLMQPEKFQSKYEPRSNVMDVQGSTEVSAIKDYVVKHALPLVGHRKTSNDGKRYAKRPLVVVYYSVDFSFDYRAATQFWRNKVLEVAKDFPEYTFAIADEEDYATEVKDLGLSESGEDVNAAILDESGKKFVMEPEEFDSDTLREFVTAFKKGKLKPVIKSQPVPKNNKGPVKVVVGKTFDAIVMDPRKDVLIEFYAPWCGHCKQLEPIYTNLGKKYKGQKDLVIAKMDATANDITNDRYKVEGFPTIYFAPSGDKQNPIKFEGGDRDLEHLSKFIDEHATKKSRSKEEL, from the exons ATGCTTCAGATACAGAAAATGCCAttgatgatgaagaggaggaggaggaagatgaagaagaggaagatgactTGGAAGTTAAGGAAGAAAATGGTGTTTTGGTCTTAAACGATGCAAACTTTGACAACTTTGTGGCTGACAGAGATACAGTGCTGCTGGAGTTCTATGCACCGTG GTGTGGACATTGCAAGCAGTTTGCTCCAGAATATGAGAAAATTGCCAGCACTTTGAAGGACAATGATCCTCCCATTGCTGTTGCAAAGATTGATGCAACCTCAGCTTTGATGTTGGCGAGCAGATTTGATGTGAGTGGCTATCCCACCATCAAGATCCTGAAGAAGGGGCAGGCTGTTGACTATGAGGGCTCCAGGACCCAGGAAG aaattgTTGCCAAAGTCAGAGAAGTTTCCCAGCCCGACTGGACACCTCCACCTGAAGTCACGCTTTCATTGACTAAAGACAACTTTGACGATGTTGTGAATAATGCAGACATCATTCTGGTGGAGTTCTATGCCCCATG GTGTGGACACTGCAAGAAACTTGCCCCTGAATATGAGAAGGCTGCCAAGGAGCTCAGCAAGCGCTCTCCCCCAATTCCCTTAGCCAAAGTTGATGCCATTGAGCAGACAGACCTGGCCAAGAGGTTTGGTGTCTCTGGCTACCCCACTTTGAAAATTTTCCGAAAAGGAAGGTCTTTTGACTACAATGGCCCACGAGAGAAATATG GAATTGTTGACTACATGATTGAGCAATCTGGGCCTCCCTCAAAGGAGATTCTGAACCTGAAGCAGGTCCAGGAGTTCTTGAAGGATGGAGATGATGTAGTCATCATTGGGGTCTTTCAGGGAGACAGTGACCCAGCCTACCTGCAGTATCAGGATGCTG CTAACAACCTGAGAGAAGATTACAAATTTCACCACACTTTCAGCACTGAAATAGCTAAGTTCTTGAAAGTGTCCATGGGGAAGTTGGTATTGATGCAGCCTGAGAAATTCCAGTCCAAGTATGAGCCCAGGAGCAATGTGATGGATGTTCAG GGCTCCACAGAAGTATCAGCCATCAAGGACTATGTGGTGAAACACGCCTTGCCCCTGGTAGGCCATCGAAAAACCTCTAATGATGGCAAGCGGTACGCCAAGCGCCCCCTTGTGGTTGTGTACTACAGTGTGGACTTCAGCTTCGATTACAGAGCTG CTACTCAGTTTTGGCGTAACAAAGTCCTGGAGGTGGCCAAGGATTTCCCTGAGTACACCTTTGCCATTGCTGACGAGGAAGACTATGCCACAGAGGTGAAGGACCTGGGACTCAGTGAGAGTGGAGAGGACGTCAATGCGGCCATCCTAGATGAGAGTGGGAAGAAGTTTGTAATGGAGCCAGAAGAGTTTGATTCAGACACTCTCCGGGAGTTTGTCACAGCTTTTAAAAAAG GAAAACTGAAGCCAGTCATCAAGTCGCAGCCAGTCCCCAAGAACAACAAGGGACcggtgaaggtggtggtggggaagaCATTTGATGCCATTGTGATGGACCCCAGAAAGGACGTCCTCATTGAATTCTATGCGCCCTGGTGTGGGCACTGCAAGCAGTTGGAGCCCATCTACACTAACCTAGGCAAGAAATACAAGGGCCAGAAGGACTTGGTCATCGCCAAGATGGACGCTACTGCCAATGACATCACCAATGACCGATACAAGGTGGAGGGCTTCCCTACCATCTATTTTGCCCCCAGTGGGGACAAACAGAACCCGATTAAATTTGAGGGTGGAGACAGAGATCTGGAGCATCTGAGCAAGTTTATAGATGAACATGCCACAAAGAAGAGCAGGAGCAAAGAAGAGCTCTAA